In Bradyrhizobium erythrophlei, a single genomic region encodes these proteins:
- a CDS encoding ABC transporter substrate-binding protein: protein MKRLFVRILVGLAAIAVAAAANAEPAKIRFILDWKAQGPGAWFYVARDKGYFQAEGLDVLIDQGDGSAAAVSKIMTGTYDAGFGDINAVIQNAALHPGEQPLMVYMLYNRAPYALIVKADGPIKTLKDVEGHVLAAPAGSATERMFKPLALKNGVDASTVKVLNAAPNLIEQLLVTGQADVIAQFAPTSYMNFLAMKKSPEKDFRWFFYSENGLDLYSNGILVSQKLLKENPEAVRHLVAALNRAILDVAANPDLGITTLMNVEPLTNFDLEKQRLIYTIDQQLRTEEVAKLGLGDLDDNRLQAAIKTVADAYGLSRQPSMDEVFSRAFLPPKADRMMSPGH, encoded by the coding sequence GTGAAGCGCTTATTTGTTAGAATCCTGGTCGGCCTGGCTGCCATAGCCGTCGCAGCGGCGGCAAATGCCGAGCCCGCCAAGATTCGCTTCATCCTGGACTGGAAGGCGCAGGGACCTGGCGCCTGGTTCTACGTCGCCCGTGACAAGGGTTATTTCCAGGCCGAGGGGCTGGATGTCCTGATCGACCAGGGCGACGGCTCGGCCGCTGCCGTCAGCAAAATCATGACAGGCACCTATGATGCAGGATTCGGCGACATCAACGCCGTGATCCAGAATGCTGCGCTACATCCGGGCGAACAGCCGCTGATGGTGTACATGCTTTACAACCGGGCGCCCTACGCCTTGATCGTGAAGGCGGACGGTCCGATCAAGACGTTGAAGGACGTGGAAGGCCACGTGCTTGCGGCGCCGGCGGGTTCTGCGACCGAGCGCATGTTCAAGCCGCTCGCGCTGAAGAACGGCGTCGATGCTTCCACCGTCAAGGTCCTCAATGCCGCGCCCAACCTGATCGAGCAGTTGCTCGTCACCGGGCAGGCCGACGTGATCGCCCAGTTCGCGCCGACCAGTTACATGAACTTTTTGGCGATGAAGAAATCGCCGGAAAAGGATTTCCGGTGGTTCTTCTACAGCGAGAACGGACTGGATCTGTATTCCAACGGCATCCTGGTTTCCCAGAAATTGCTGAAGGAAAATCCCGAAGCCGTGCGTCATCTCGTGGCAGCGCTCAATCGGGCCATCCTCGACGTCGCCGCCAATCCCGACCTCGGAATCACGACGCTCATGAACGTGGAGCCGCTCACCAACTTCGATCTCGAAAAGCAACGGCTGATCTACACCATCGACCAGCAGTTGCGGACCGAGGAAGTGGCAAAGCTCGGGCTCGGCGATCTCGACGACAACAGGCTTCAGGCCGCGATCAAGACGGTTGCGGACGCCTACGGTCTAAGCCGCCAGCCTTCGATGGACGAAGTCTTCAGCCGCGCGTTTTTGCCGCCGAAGGCCGATCGCATGATGTCGCCGGGCCATTAA
- a CDS encoding isopenicillin N synthase family dioxygenase yields MSAIPVIDIAPLLNGSPQEQRIVADALGRACREVGFFYITGHGIPKDLMTRVFEDSAALFSAPASVRDPVSFSGASGNRGYIRLGGETLDPGKPADVKEAFNIGLELAPDDPELLARAPFRSANQWPDLPGFRDTMLDYFNRVWRLGCDLHHGFALDLGLDRDFFETSLDKPIATLRLLHYPPVEGPLPDGQLGAGEHTDYGNVTLLATDAVGGLMVRDRSGRWLDAPVVPGAFVCNIGDCLMRWSNDVYVSTPHKVVSPPNKDRYSIAFFLDPNPDAMVACLPTCITPDRPAKYAPITGADFLRSRLEPTYASKAS; encoded by the coding sequence ATGAGCGCTATCCCCGTGATCGACATCGCCCCGCTGTTGAACGGCTCGCCACAAGAACAGCGCATCGTTGCAGATGCGCTTGGCCGCGCCTGCCGCGAGGTCGGGTTCTTCTACATCACGGGACATGGAATCCCTAAGGACCTGATGACGCGGGTATTTGAAGATTCCGCCGCCTTGTTTTCGGCGCCGGCGTCGGTGCGCGACCCGGTCTCGTTCAGCGGCGCGAGCGGAAACCGTGGCTACATCCGGCTTGGCGGCGAGACGCTTGATCCCGGCAAGCCTGCCGATGTCAAGGAGGCCTTCAACATTGGCCTGGAGCTCGCGCCCGATGATCCGGAACTGCTCGCGCGCGCTCCTTTCCGGTCCGCCAACCAGTGGCCGGACCTGCCGGGTTTTCGTGACACCATGCTCGACTATTTCAATCGTGTCTGGCGACTGGGGTGCGACCTGCATCACGGCTTCGCGCTCGATCTTGGACTTGACCGCGACTTCTTCGAGACGAGCCTGGACAAACCGATCGCAACGCTACGTCTGCTTCACTATCCCCCTGTCGAGGGGCCCCTGCCCGATGGCCAGCTCGGCGCGGGAGAACACACGGACTACGGCAACGTCACCCTGCTCGCCACCGACGCGGTCGGCGGCCTGATGGTCAGGGATCGATCCGGCCGGTGGCTAGATGCCCCGGTCGTACCCGGCGCCTTCGTCTGCAATATCGGCGATTGCCTGATGCGATGGTCGAACGACGTCTACGTTTCGACGCCGCACAAGGTGGTCAGTCCGCCGAACAAGGACCGCTATTCGATCGCGTTCTTTCTCGATCCGAATCCCGACGCCATGGTGGCGTGCCTGCCGACCTGCATCACGCCGGACCGGCCGGCCAAATATGCGCCGATCACCGGCGCTGATTTCCTGCGCTCGCGGCTCGAGCCCACCTATGCTTCGAAAGCGAGCTGA
- a CDS encoding aromatic ring-hydroxylating oxygenase subunit alpha: MQKTAEKAALDQWYCIEALTDIPTGRAANRLLGTDLVIVRNADGNISVTIAGQEAPLPTRQRYGYLWATLGTPAMDLLPIPEADETDRRVIVCGAISVKSSGLRIVENFLDMAHFPFVHTDILGAEPHTEVMQYTTEIRRDVDEVWATNCQFFQPQAALSATGGIVTQYMYRVANPFATILYKTCPNAANRWDLICLFVQPLDPDRCRAHPVMFLIDDTSALTDLIHFQQLIFLQDRIILENQRPRLLPLDPRTEIPTRADATSIAYRRWLKEKGVTYGAQVRAG, encoded by the coding sequence ATGCAAAAGACAGCGGAGAAGGCGGCGCTCGATCAGTGGTACTGCATCGAGGCGTTGACGGATATCCCAACCGGCCGGGCTGCTAACCGCCTGCTGGGCACCGATCTGGTCATCGTCCGCAACGCAGACGGCAACATCTCCGTCACGATTGCCGGACAGGAAGCTCCGCTGCCAACCCGCCAACGCTATGGCTATCTGTGGGCCACGCTGGGAACGCCGGCTATGGACCTGCTGCCGATTCCGGAAGCGGACGAGACCGACCGGCGCGTCATCGTTTGTGGCGCGATCTCGGTGAAATCGTCGGGTCTTCGCATCGTCGAGAACTTTCTCGACATGGCGCACTTTCCGTTCGTGCACACCGATATCCTCGGCGCCGAGCCTCATACCGAGGTCATGCAGTACACGACCGAGATCCGCCGCGACGTCGACGAGGTGTGGGCGACGAATTGCCAGTTTTTCCAGCCGCAGGCAGCGCTGTCGGCGACCGGCGGTATCGTGACCCAATATATGTACCGGGTGGCCAATCCGTTCGCGACCATCCTGTACAAGACCTGTCCCAATGCAGCCAATCGCTGGGACTTGATCTGCCTGTTCGTGCAACCGCTCGATCCCGACCGCTGCCGGGCGCATCCGGTGATGTTCCTCATCGATGACACCTCGGCGCTGACCGACCTCATTCACTTCCAGCAGCTGATCTTCCTGCAGGATCGCATCATCCTTGAAAATCAGCGTCCCAGGCTGCTGCCACTCGACCCCCGGACTGAAATTCCAACCCGCGCCGATGCGACGTCGATTGCCTATCGGCGCTGGCTCAAGGAAAAGGGCGTCACTTACGGCGCCCAGGTCAGGGCGGGATGA
- a CDS encoding nucleoside deaminase, producing the protein MELDHVRFMAIAIEEAKAGAAQGEQPFGAVVVDGKGELVVRSRSLKVSACDATAHSETLAVKYATQKLGRRMLPDCTFYATCEPCPMCLGAILNGGFNTLVLGARNRDIKQLAKIAFNFGDYTVERFAEMSGWDLKVIEGIRTAECIDLYATAKVELTR; encoded by the coding sequence TTGGAACTCGATCATGTCAGGTTCATGGCGATCGCGATCGAGGAGGCGAAAGCCGGCGCGGCGCAGGGCGAACAGCCGTTCGGAGCGGTCGTGGTCGATGGCAAGGGCGAACTCGTGGTCCGCAGCCGCAGCCTCAAGGTCTCGGCATGTGACGCCACCGCCCATTCGGAGACGTTGGCCGTCAAATACGCGACCCAGAAACTCGGCCGGCGGATGCTGCCGGATTGCACGTTCTATGCAACCTGCGAGCCGTGTCCGATGTGTCTGGGCGCCATTCTCAATGGCGGATTCAACACGCTGGTTCTCGGCGCGCGTAACCGGGACATCAAGCAGCTCGCCAAGATCGCTTTCAATTTTGGGGATTATACGGTCGAGCGCTTCGCCGAAATGAGCGGATGGGACTTGAAAGTGATTGAGGGGATCAGAACCGCCGAATGCATCGATCTTTACGCGACCGCCAAGGTCGAGTTGACGCGCTGA
- a CDS encoding 8-oxoguanine deaminase has product MSTLLVKNIELLATFDDERREIKDGAIYVRDNVIEAVGSSSDIGAMPADATLDLSGHVVMPGMVNIHHHMYQTLTRVMVQDDELLVWLKTLYPIWAKLDDDAMRISASVAMAELIYSGCTTTSDHLYILPNNSTLDSSIDSARAIGMRFHAARGAMSRGESQGGLPPDSCVEKEDAILKDSERLIQRYHDNSRHAMNRIVLAPCSPFSVTPNLMREAAALARRHAGVHLHSHLAEELFEEKYCYEIYGMRPVEFAESVGWLGPDVWFAHSIFMTSDEIKRFAATGTGVAHCPSANMRCGQGIAKIREMLDCGVKVGLGVDGSASNDTSNLFMEARLALMLQRVAPHHYLSEKPGGRGGFGGTPKALSAREAFSMATRGGAAILGRDDIGYLAPGMSADFIAVRLNQIGLSGTQRDPLAALLMCGPFRVDYSFINGKEIIRKGEFTAFDVEAAMADHAGVMKRIYADA; this is encoded by the coding sequence ATGAGCACGCTCCTTGTCAAGAATATCGAACTGCTGGCCACGTTCGACGATGAACGCCGCGAAATAAAGGACGGAGCGATTTATGTCCGCGACAACGTCATCGAGGCCGTAGGATCATCGTCCGACATCGGCGCGATGCCGGCCGACGCGACGCTTGACCTTTCCGGACACGTCGTGATGCCGGGCATGGTCAACATCCACCATCACATGTACCAGACCTTGACCCGCGTGATGGTGCAGGATGACGAGCTCCTGGTCTGGCTCAAGACGCTCTATCCGATCTGGGCCAAGCTCGACGACGATGCCATGCGGATATCGGCCAGTGTGGCCATGGCCGAACTGATCTACTCCGGCTGCACCACGACCTCCGACCACCTCTACATTCTTCCCAACAACTCTACGCTCGACAGCTCGATCGATTCGGCGCGAGCCATCGGCATGCGCTTCCACGCCGCGCGCGGCGCCATGTCGCGTGGCGAGAGCCAGGGTGGCCTGCCGCCCGACAGTTGCGTCGAAAAGGAAGACGCCATCCTGAAGGACTCCGAGAGGCTGATCCAGCGCTATCACGACAATTCGCGGCACGCGATGAACCGGATCGTGTTGGCGCCCTGCTCGCCGTTCTCGGTGACGCCGAACCTGATGCGCGAAGCAGCCGCGCTCGCGCGCCGGCATGCCGGCGTCCATTTACACTCGCATCTCGCCGAGGAATTGTTCGAAGAAAAATACTGCTACGAGATCTACGGCATGCGACCGGTCGAATTTGCCGAATCCGTTGGCTGGCTCGGCCCCGATGTCTGGTTCGCGCACTCGATCTTCATGACATCGGATGAAATCAAGCGTTTCGCTGCGACCGGCACCGGCGTCGCGCATTGTCCCTCCGCCAACATGCGTTGCGGCCAGGGTATCGCCAAGATCCGCGAAATGCTCGATTGCGGTGTCAAGGTCGGCCTCGGGGTCGACGGCTCGGCGTCGAACGACACCTCCAACCTGTTCATGGAAGCGCGGCTGGCCTTGATGCTGCAACGTGTGGCGCCGCATCATTATCTATCGGAGAAGCCGGGCGGTCGCGGTGGCTTCGGCGGCACGCCTAAGGCGCTCTCCGCGCGCGAGGCGTTCAGCATGGCGACACGCGGCGGTGCGGCGATTCTCGGCCGCGACGATATCGGCTACCTTGCACCCGGCATGAGCGCCGACTTCATCGCCGTCCGGCTGAACCAGATCGGCCTGTCGGGAACTCAACGCGACCCGCTCGCCGCGTTATTGATGTGCGGTCCGTTCCGGGTGGATTATTCTTTCATCAACGGCAAGGAAATCATCCGCAAAGGTGAGTTCACCGCTTTCGACGTCGAGGCCGCCATGGCCGACCACGCCGGCGTGATGAAGCGGATTTACGCAGACGCCTGA